One Candidatus Thermoplasmatota archaeon DNA segment encodes these proteins:
- the ilvE gene encoding branched-chain-amino-acid transaminase — MTVIYINDEFLPEEQAKISVYDHGLLYGDGVFEGIRAYNKRIFKLEEHVDRLYESSNAIDLKIPMSRQELCRKIIETCRKNEVKDGYIRVVVTRGVGDLGLDPRKCKAPTIIIIAKSIALYPHKEGLTMITTTIRRTPPQSLSPNIKSLNYLNNILARIEANHAGADEALFLDTDGYVSEASADNIFYVKGNLVTTPPTATNLKGITRATVLELAKELGYDTRVTLFTLFDIYNADEVFLTGTAAEIEAVIKIDGRIIGEGKPGKVTKHLIQSYRELVNSTGTPIYE, encoded by the coding sequence ATGACTGTCATATACATAAATGACGAATTTCTACCCGAAGAGCAGGCAAAAATTTCTGTTTATGATCACGGCTTGCTCTATGGAGACGGTGTTTTCGAAGGTATAAGAGCTTATAATAAAAGAATATTCAAGCTTGAAGAGCATGTTGATAGACTTTACGAATCTTCAAATGCTATTGATTTGAAAATACCAATGTCAAGGCAGGAGCTCTGCCGGAAAATAATAGAAACATGTAGGAAGAACGAGGTTAAAGATGGCTATATAAGAGTTGTTGTAACTCGCGGCGTTGGCGATTTAGGCTTGGACCCTAGAAAATGCAAAGCTCCAACTATAATAATAATTGCAAAATCAATTGCACTCTATCCGCATAAAGAAGGCTTGACAATGATAACAACTACTATTAGGAGGACACCTCCACAATCACTCAGTCCAAATATAAAATCTCTTAATTATCTAAATAATATACTTGCTAGAATAGAAGCGAACCATGCAGGCGCAGATGAAGCGCTATTCCTTGATACTGATGGCTATGTGAGCGAGGCAAGCGCTGACAATATCTTCTATGTTAAAGGTAATTTAGTCACAACTCCTCCAACAGCAACTAATCTTAAAGGCATAACAAGAGCTACAGTATTAGAGCTTGCAAAAGAGCTTGGCTACGATACGAGAGTGACGCTATTCACGCTATTCGATATTTACAATGCGGATGAGGTTTTCCTTACAGGTACTGCAGCAGAAATAGAGGCTGTGATTAAAATTGATGGCAGAATAATTGGCGAAGGTAAGCCCGGAAAGGTTACAAAGCATCTTATTCAATCTTATAGAGAGCTGGTGAATTCTACAGGAACGCCTATCTACGAATAA